One stretch of Lachnospiraceae bacterium oral taxon 096 DNA includes these proteins:
- a CDS encoding putative ABC transporter permease, with product MSIYHMINVFFLFSFMGYVLECIVLTIQYKKLVINRGFGHGPFCIIYGFGALGAYLVLSPFEGHFVQLYFASMLMATLMELVTAAAMIRLFGSLWWDYSDKKFNYKGIICAESSIAWGFLGIFFFTWLNGFAHSVVAKIPENKQKYLAILLLTFYIVDFLYCMWKRLNGQDMEDMDGIMKVN from the coding sequence ATGTCAATTTATCATATGATTAATGTTTTTTTTCTCTTTAGTTTTATGGGATATGTGCTGGAATGTATTGTACTGACTATACAGTATAAAAAGTTAGTTATCAATCGGGGTTTTGGACATGGACCATTTTGTATTATCTATGGGTTTGGAGCACTAGGGGCATACTTAGTGCTCTCACCATTTGAAGGGCATTTCGTCCAGTTGTATTTTGCAAGTATGCTGATGGCCACATTGATGGAGTTGGTCACTGCAGCGGCGATGATTCGACTATTTGGTTCACTTTGGTGGGATTATAGTGATAAAAAGTTCAATTATAAGGGAATTATCTGTGCAGAGAGTTCCATTGCTTGGGGATTTTTGGGAATATTTTTCTTTACTTGGCTGAATGGTTTTGCCCACAGTGTAGTGGCAAAAATCCCAGAAAATAAACAGAAGTATTTGGCTATTTTGTTGTTGACATTTTATATTGTTGATTTTTTATATTGTATGTGGAAACGCCTAAATGGTCAGGATATGGAAGATATGGATGGAATAATGAAAGTGAACTGA
- a CDS encoding divergent PAP2 family protein, whose product MSFFQELGANQVLVSASLGWLIAQILKTLIDLWYNRSFQAERLWGSGGMPSSHSSTVCAFAMSSALKYGVGSFQFAIGFIFAVVVMYDAMGVRRETGKQAKLLNKIMEQDFFKFQDMEDFQDKLKEFVGHTPLQVLMGAILGIIIALVIDGTVYYS is encoded by the coding sequence ATGAGTTTTTTTCAGGAGTTGGGAGCCAATCAAGTGTTGGTGAGTGCCAGTCTTGGTTGGTTGATTGCACAGATCTTAAAGACACTGATTGATTTGTGGTACAATCGTTCCTTTCAAGCAGAGCGACTGTGGGGCAGTGGCGGAATGCCAAGCTCCCACAGCTCGACTGTATGTGCATTTGCCATGTCATCTGCCCTAAAATATGGTGTTGGTTCCTTTCAATTTGCCATTGGATTTATCTTTGCAGTTGTAGTGATGTATGATGCCATGGGGGTTCGAAGAGAAACGGGAAAACAGGCTAAATTATTAAATAAGATTATGGAACAGGATTTTTTTAAGTTTCAGGATATGGAAGACTTTCAGGATAAATTAAAGGAATTTGTTGGCCATACGCCATTACAGGTATTGATGGGAGCAATTCTTGGCATAATTATTGCATTGGTGATTGATGGTACAGTTTATTATTCGTAG